The genomic stretch TGTAAACCCGAGTAAAACGATAACTGCAGCGATTTTTATCTCCTGTTTACGTGTCAAATTCGGAGATTTTACCATCGAGCACTGTTTAAACAGATAGTGGTATAGTATTTTCCATCGGCAAAAACAGGATGTGTCGCAATCACGCGATTCCAAAGGGTATCGTGTCCATGATGGTAAATTGGCCGTGATTTCACCCGACAGTTGCACAGGGTCAATTTAGGCCTTCAAATCACCGGCCATGGGTGTTAAATTTTGTTTGACTTGTCTATCTCGATGAATTCGCCGACGAGATTGAACGCAAACTTGATTGGCGTCTTCGTACAGTCTCATAGAGGCAGAAACTGAGTTGATAAGTGGTTTTTAATCGGAGTAGAGCGCGCAAATGAGCTTTGCTCCCGATGTTGCCGCGTTTGGTGTGTTATAGAACCCTCAACGTTTGGAATCCGTTTGCCAGTCTTGCGGGTGAAGGTGTCACCGCCGATGACACACCTCCACCACTCCATGCGGTTTAGTTGTGTGCCTTCGCGTTCACACGACCCGGCCAGTCGTACTGAGTACGTTCTTTAGTTCACCGACGTACATCATTGAAATGGCTCTTTCGTACAGACGTTTAATCAAATTTTGGGCAAGTGTGTCTTGCACATGATTGCGTCGTCTGTGCAGGCGACAAGGTTGTTAGCACTAATGTATAGAGCCACCGTTTCGTCACCTGATGGGACGCTAATTGAGTGGCGTCAATCGTAACTGATTGGAAGGTCACTAATTGCTCCAAGTCATCATTGTACTGTAGTTCCAGACGGCCTTATTTGCCGTGATTTTTCCAATTGGGTTCGCCACTACTTCCAGTCGGAGTCCTTCACAGTGAGCAAGCCCGTATTCGTTTATCAGGTCTTGCCCAACAAGTATTTCCAATCGTGAGTGTTCTCCCCACTCAACTGAGTACGACGTGTTGCGAATGTATGTCCGAAGTTTGCGCCCCTCCTCTTGATTACCCCAGAAACCAGGTGGATTGATCAGTTTACTTTTCTTTGAGAGTGAGAAAAATGAGCTCCATGCTTCGTACGTTCTTCTCTCAATTTGTTGGGCTGTGGACACACCCAGAATTCCACTATAACGGTCGCGGTACTCACTGACGTCCCACACGTCTCCGCCTGGGTCGAGATACTGCTGGCGCCGCTCATAGTTGACCTCGTTCCATAGCGCAGCAGAAGCATCCAATAATCGGAGTAGCAACTCCCCGTCCGAATCAGACTTGGGAACGACCTCAAACGAGCTGGTCCGCTTCATAGGTGAGAGATTAGGTGGGTTGGGCGTACCATCTCAACAACAACTGGTGCGACAAGTGTCAACCAGGTCCGCTGAGTAAGCGCGTCTTGAGCAACACCAAGACGACCTTCAACAAGTACCTCAATCCCCGAGGTGGTAGGAAGAGAATCAAACGAGGCGGATGCACAACCAACGCAGTAACGTTCCAAGATATTCCAGCAGTCATCCTTCTTTCTAAGTCGAATCGTGAGTGGACTACGCTCAGTGAGAGTGATTCCACACTGGTTGCAGACAGTTGACGTTCCCTCGTTGATTCGGAATCCAGCAACCGCTTGTTCCAGTGCGAGACTCATACATGAGCCTCCATGTAACATTCGAAGCAAGGGAGTGTGCCCAGCCTGTCGCAATCGTCACAATTAGTCTGCTTTGCGTTCGCTGCCGACCTCGATGAGGTAGGCTTACCAATAGTGCGTTCGTTCGTAAACATGGTCTTTTGGTTCCAATTAGAAAGACCAGCTCAGGTGTTCCAGCACCTGGGCACTTCTACGCCCTGAGCAACTGGTCTTTCTTGAATAAGAGGAGAGCATACGTCCACCTATACTTTACGATGTAAATTGACGTCGTAACTAGACGCGAGACGCAGGTTCTATTGCAACATGAGAGTGTAGGTCAAAACCAATGACCCTCTCTGCTTCAGACTTGAATGAACTTGATCGGCAAATTCTGGACTATGCCCAAGAAGGACGAGTGGCACCCCGTCTACTACGCGAGTTATTCCGTCATGAAGGATTGAAGGACAGTGAAATTCCATCGAGGCAGTATCTATACCAGCGCCTCAAACGACTTGAAGAGCATAACCATCTAGAGAACCTGTTCGGAACGGGAATTTATGAATTCGTGAGTGACCCACGTGAGCAATAAACCAGATTAAATCAGGTTTCATGTTCGGAGACTACAACTCTGACGCATCGACGCTCCCAGATAGATATCCAAGTCCCTCGTCCGTAATTTCGTATTTTCCTCTCTCAACACGTCTCACAAGTCCTCTCTCGACGAACTCCGACAATCGTCTGTTCACGTGGGAGCGATTGAATCCAGCGTTGAACGCTATGACGGTGGGCGTTAACACCAGTTCAGAATCGCCCAACAGCTCCAGGATCTGGTCGTCGGTCGGTTTCATCCACTCCCCCCGTTTGCGCATACGAGAGCAAGTCAGAAGGACCTGTTAACAGACCCGATATGTAGAACTGCAAGCACAAAATAGAACTATTTGAGCACTTCTTAGTGACTACCTTGAAGTACCCACCATGAGTTTCTCAAAGTAACGACTCACCGAATCACTTGGTCCTCTCAGAAAGGACCCGTGCTAGAACACGGATCCGGTGCGGTCAAAGGAACCTCAACCGCATGCAACCGAACACGCCACCAACTCAAAAAGGTCTCGTCGCACAATTATCCCTCACCACGGAGGAAACTGAATGAGCGACGATGCCTCAGACGACGTCGCGACCCGCCTAAATGAACTTGAGAACCGAGTCGACGAACTTGAACAGAAGACCGAACAACTCGAAGAGACAGTCGAAGCGCAAGCGGACATAATCGCCTCCCAACGCGAGCAACTCGCGGAGTACCGCGACATCGTAGACGACATCGAGTCCACCCTCCACACCTCGAAAGACCACCGCAAGCACCTCCAACAGCGCGTCCACGCACTCGAAGACGACCCCGAAACCGACGCCACAGACACTGCCTCCCCACTGCAGCAACTCATCAGACTCCCCTCGAAAGCCGCATCAAAACTCACAGCCAACCAAGAACGCGCACGCTTCATCGCACAGGACATCCGCGAGTACGCGAAGAAAGTTCCGGCTGGATTCGCGATCGACTCAACCACGGTCCGCAAGCTCCTGCAGGCCAAAGAAGGCCAGACGCCACACACTCAGACAGTCACGCGCGTCATGGACTTCCTCGATAGACTCGGCAAAGAGGACGTTCGCATCGTCAAACGCCGTGGGACCAAACGCGTCGTCTTCTCCGAACACGCCGTCGGCGAACTCGCCGCGACGTCCACAACGTCACAAGCAATCACGGATGTTGTGATGGGGTGGAAGTAGAGACGCCGTGATACCAGGTCGGTAGTCCACACAACGGACACACCCACCCAAACCACCACGCGCTTGCTTGCACTAGTGTGAGCAGCAGCACTCGACAACACCCTTCTGGCTGTAGGAGTAGTAGACGACGAAGCAACGAGTTTGAGCAGAATGTCTATTCGGAGCGTATCACAACAGGTGTGATGAGCGTGAGAACAAACAGGGCTCTCAAACACATCCGTACGAGCGATTGCCCGGCACGAACTACCGCAACCGCCAAACAAGCGACCGGATCTTGTACCCCAGCGAATTGTTCTGATACCCCCTCCAGCCGCTCATTCCGCCGAGGAGTGTCGATGCGTCATAGCCCTCTTCTCTGAGTATACTCGTCGCTCGCTTGGCGACCATTCCCATCTTACAAACGACCACCACGTCTCTATCAGACGGAATTTCCCCGAACCTGGCGCGCAACGCCGACGCATCACCTCCACGAAGTTCATCGTACACAGGAATATTGTGACTCCGATCGAGAGCACCTGACTCGTATGCCGATGTCGGACGAATGTCGAGGAGAAACGGCTCGTCTCCCGACGACCCGAGACGGTCGTCGAGTTCGTCCGGACGAATACTGCTCATGGGTGTGGGATTGTGTCACCCACACAAAGCGGTGCTGTTCGCGCCCGTCGCATGGGCTCTTCTGGCCATCGACACAGCCACGACGGCGCGATGACCGCCGAGCTCACAAACACATCACCCAGAGGCGGGCGACTGCGTCGACGCGTCGTCACCACTGAGTCGGCCTTCCATGTGAGAGCGTGTTCCTGTATTCACCAGGTGACGTGCTCAGACTGGTCTGAGAACAACCATACCGAGGATGTCGACAGACGACTCTGCCCCCCATCACAATCGCGCCGGTCACAGACATCTCAACAGAGTAGCTTTTTGTGTCATATACACAGAGTTATCTGAGTGACGCTGGCGAATCTCAATCAGTACAATCCAGGCCAAACACAGCCTGTTGGATGTCGAGCCATCGTCGTCGGTGGCAGCATGGCGGGGCTCTGTGCAGCACGAGTTCTTCGAGATTCATTCGATGAAGTTGTCGTCCTCGATCGCGACGAGTTTCCGAGGAAGCCACAGAGGCGCGATGGGGCACCACAAACCAGCCAGCCACATGCGATGCTCGAAGCTGGTCGAGCCACTCTCGAAGACTTCTTTCCAGGATTCACTGAGGCCGTGCAGTCCGCTGGGGGCCTGCTGCTTGAGGTCGGTGAGGACATCGTGTGGTACGACAAAGGAGCCCCTGTCGCGGAACCTGCCGCTGACCTCCCGGCACTCTACGCCAGCAGACCGCTTTTCGAACACGTTGTACGCGAGCAGATTCGAGAGTTCAACGAGATTCAGTTGCGAGGAGACTGTCACTTCCGTGAGTACGAGTACGATAGCGACGACGAACAGGTGACTGGAGTGTGCTATCGGGACGAAGCGGGAACCGAGAGAACACTCGATGCAGCACTCATCGTCGACGCAACCGGTCGGAACAGTCGGACTCCGAAATGGCTCGAGGCACACGGCTACCCAGTGCCCGATGTCGACGAAGTTGAAGTAGACGTCACC from Halogranum gelatinilyticum encodes the following:
- a CDS encoding helix-turn-helix domain-containing protein, with the translated sequence MKPTDDQILELLGDSELVLTPTVIAFNAGFNRSHVNRRLSEFVERGLVRRVERGKYEITDEGLGYLSGSVDASEL
- a CDS encoding rhodanese-like domain-containing protein, whose protein sequence is MSSIRPDELDDRLGSSGDEPFLLDIRPTSAYESGALDRSHNIPVYDELRGGDASALRARFGEIPSDRDVVVVCKMGMVAKRATSILREEGYDASTLLGGMSGWRGYQNNSLGYKIRSLVWRLR